The following proteins are encoded in a genomic region of Xanthomonas cassavae CFBP 4642:
- a CDS encoding APC family permease, producing MTTHAATTQGKFHKRLSLTDLTFIGLGSIFGSGWLFSASHVSSIAGPAGIVSWILGGIAVLLLGLVYCELGAALPRAGGVVRYPEYSHGALLGSLTGFITLIAFSSLIAIEVEAARQYAAAWFPWLSQPNSTHPSVAGWLVQLALLVLFFVLNYFSVKTFALANNIVSIFKFLVPILVIVLLMQHFDAGNLSVHGFAPSGMAGVEAAISAGGIIFAYLGLTPIVSVASEVRDPQRNIPIALILSVALSTVIYVLLQLAFLGSIPAAQLAQGWAGIDKAFSLPYHDIALALGMAWLAALVICDAMVSPSGTGNIYMNATPRVVYGWARSGGFLPVLTRVDPASGIPRPALWLSLGLSIFWTLPFPSWETLIGVVSAALVLSYAVAPITVAALRRSAPDLPRPFFVRGLPVMGPLSFMVAALIVYWSTWPTLSWLLGLQVLAFVLYVLFRLPSRQGRARLVRQVRASLWLIVFFVLVMLVSWAGTFGGHGWIAHPFDTLSVAVIAFCIYHWGARSGLRSDELALEEDDGE from the coding sequence ATGACCACACACGCTGCGACCACGCAAGGCAAGTTCCACAAGCGCCTCAGCCTCACCGACCTGACCTTTATCGGGCTGGGTTCGATCTTCGGTTCCGGGTGGTTGTTTTCGGCCAGCCATGTCTCATCGATCGCGGGGCCGGCCGGCATCGTGTCGTGGATACTCGGCGGTATCGCGGTGCTGCTGCTTGGGCTGGTGTATTGCGAACTTGGCGCGGCATTGCCGCGCGCCGGCGGAGTGGTGCGCTACCCGGAGTATTCGCATGGCGCCTTGCTCGGTTCGCTGACCGGCTTCATCACCTTGATCGCGTTCTCCAGCCTGATCGCGATCGAAGTGGAGGCGGCGCGGCAATACGCAGCGGCGTGGTTCCCATGGTTGAGCCAGCCGAACAGTACCCATCCCAGCGTCGCGGGTTGGCTGGTGCAGCTGGCCTTGCTGGTGCTGTTCTTCGTACTCAACTATTTCAGCGTCAAGACCTTCGCGCTGGCCAACAACATCGTCAGCATCTTCAAGTTTCTGGTGCCGATCCTGGTGATCGTGCTGCTGATGCAGCACTTCGATGCCGGCAATCTGAGCGTGCATGGGTTCGCGCCGTCGGGGATGGCGGGGGTGGAAGCGGCGATCTCCGCCGGCGGCATCATCTTTGCGTACCTGGGCCTGACGCCGATCGTGTCGGTGGCCAGCGAGGTGCGCGACCCGCAGCGCAATATTCCGATTGCGCTGATCCTGTCAGTGGCGCTGTCCACGGTGATTTATGTGCTGCTGCAGCTGGCGTTCCTGGGCAGCATCCCGGCCGCACAGCTCGCGCAAGGCTGGGCGGGCATCGACAAGGCCTTCTCGCTGCCGTACCACGACATCGCCCTGGCCTTGGGCATGGCGTGGCTGGCTGCGCTGGTGATCTGCGATGCGATGGTCTCGCCCAGCGGCACCGGCAACATCTACATGAATGCCACGCCGCGCGTGGTGTACGGCTGGGCGCGCAGTGGCGGGTTCTTGCCGGTGCTGACGCGGGTGGACCCGGCGTCGGGCATCCCGCGTCCGGCACTGTGGTTGAGCCTGGGGTTGTCGATCTTCTGGACGCTGCCGTTTCCCTCGTGGGAAACGCTGATCGGGGTGGTGTCGGCCGCCTTGGTGCTGAGCTATGCGGTGGCGCCGATCACGGTGGCGGCCCTGCGCCGCAGCGCGCCGGACTTGCCACGCCCATTTTTCGTGCGTGGCCTGCCGGTGATGGGGCCGCTGTCGTTCATGGTTGCGGCGTTGATCGTGTACTGGTCCACCTGGCCGACCTTGTCGTGGTTGCTCGGCTTGCAGGTGCTGGCGTTCGTGCTGTACGTGCTATTTCGCCTGCCTTCGCGCCAGGGCCGCGCGCGCCTGGTGCGGCAGGTACGCGCGTCGCTGTGGCTGATCGTGTTCTTCGTGCTGGTGATGCTGGTGTCGTGGGCGGGCACGTTCGGTGGACATGGCTGGATTGCGCATCCCTTCGATACGTTGAGCGTGGCGGTCATCGCGTTCTGCATTTATCACTGGGGCGCACGCAGCGGTTTGCGCAGCGACGAGCTTGCGCTGGAGGAGGACGATGGTGAGTGA
- a CDS encoding DUF885 domain-containing protein, with protein sequence MRTTSALRASTLTLLIAACLGGLALPVHAAEAASAATQNTAAARFKALYTREWRWRQAQASGAVDEDNQATQEQQADHLPKVDVATQNQRTAYWQQVLKELDAIPQAQLSAEDQVSYQVYRQQLQVLLDQQHFRAWEMPFNSDSAFWSDLGFSAEATLRTREDYQRYLKMLADIPRYFAEHTDNMRAGLARGFTQPRVTMTGRDQSIADVAQAKGEANPFYAPFKQMPATLPADVQAQLRQQAVKAIDTQVVPAYAKLLDFIRNDYQPRARTTLAGEALPDGQAYYRAQIREFTTLDLSPDQIHQIGLQEVAKLRTQMDQTIAASGFKPPAGQAVFPAFLHFLRTDPQFYAKTPEELLKQAAWIAKRVDAKVGDYIGRLPRRRFAIEPVPPELAPFYTGGRGGPGIYLVNTYNLPSRPLYNLTALTLHESSPGHALQMPLAAEAQGLPEFRRYGFISAYGEGWALYSEYLGQEMGMYDTPYDRFGYLTYQMWRACRLVIDTGIHNKGWTREQAQAYLRDNTALSEHEVTTEVDRYIAWPGQALSYYLGELKILELRRKAEAALGEKFDLRNFHDAVLQTGSVPLPVLEARIDRFIADGGVSPYPPDDPAEASAEAKASASD encoded by the coding sequence ATGAGGACCACCAGCGCGTTACGCGCGAGCACATTGACCCTGTTGATTGCAGCCTGCCTGGGCGGGCTGGCCCTGCCTGTGCACGCGGCCGAGGCTGCGTCTGCGGCCACGCAGAACACCGCAGCGGCACGCTTCAAGGCCTTGTACACACGCGAGTGGCGCTGGCGCCAGGCGCAGGCCTCGGGCGCGGTGGATGAAGACAACCAGGCCACACAGGAGCAACAGGCCGACCATCTGCCCAAGGTCGATGTCGCCACGCAGAACCAGCGCACGGCGTATTGGCAACAGGTGTTGAAGGAACTGGATGCCATCCCGCAGGCACAGTTGTCGGCCGAAGATCAGGTGAGCTACCAGGTGTATCGGCAGCAATTGCAGGTACTGCTGGACCAGCAGCATTTTCGCGCCTGGGAAATGCCGTTCAACAGCGACTCGGCGTTCTGGAGCGATCTGGGCTTCAGCGCCGAGGCCACGCTGCGCACGCGCGAGGATTACCAGCGTTATCTGAAGATGCTGGCCGACATCCCGCGCTATTTCGCCGAGCACACCGACAATATGCGCGCCGGGCTGGCGCGCGGTTTCACCCAGCCGCGGGTCACGATGACCGGGCGCGACCAGTCCATCGCCGATGTGGCGCAGGCCAAAGGCGAGGCCAACCCGTTCTACGCGCCGTTCAAGCAGATGCCGGCGACGCTGCCGGCCGATGTGCAGGCGCAGCTGCGCCAGCAGGCAGTCAAGGCCATCGATACACAGGTGGTTCCGGCATACGCCAAGCTGCTGGATTTCATCCGCAATGACTACCAGCCGCGCGCACGCACCACGCTGGCCGGCGAAGCGTTGCCGGACGGGCAGGCGTATTACCGTGCGCAGATTCGCGAGTTCACTACGCTGGATTTGAGCCCCGACCAGATCCATCAGATCGGCTTGCAGGAGGTGGCCAAGCTGCGCACGCAGATGGACCAGACCATCGCGGCCAGCGGCTTCAAGCCGCCGGCCGGGCAGGCGGTATTCCCGGCGTTTCTGCACTTCCTGCGGACCGACCCGCAGTTCTACGCCAAGACGCCGGAAGAGTTGCTCAAGCAGGCGGCCTGGATCGCCAAGCGCGTGGACGCCAAGGTGGGCGATTACATCGGCCGGCTGCCGCGCCGTCGCTTCGCCATCGAGCCGGTGCCGCCGGAGCTGGCGCCGTTCTACACCGGCGGTCGCGGTGGGCCGGGCATCTATCTGGTCAATACCTACAACCTGCCGTCGCGGCCGCTGTACAACCTGACCGCGCTGACCTTGCACGAATCCTCGCCCGGTCACGCATTGCAGATGCCGCTCGCGGCAGAGGCGCAAGGCTTGCCGGAGTTCCGTCGCTACGGCTTCATCTCCGCCTACGGTGAAGGTTGGGCGCTGTATTCGGAGTATCTGGGCCAGGAAATGGGCATGTACGACACGCCCTATGACCGCTTCGGTTACCTGACCTACCAGATGTGGCGCGCCTGCCGCCTGGTGATCGATACCGGCATCCACAACAAGGGCTGGACGCGCGAGCAGGCGCAGGCCTACCTGCGCGACAACACTGCGCTCAGCGAGCACGAAGTCACCACCGAGGTGGACCGCTACATCGCCTGGCCGGGGCAGGCGCTGTCGTATTACCTGGGCGAGCTGAAAATATTGGAGCTACGCCGCAAGGCAGAAGCCGCGCTGGGCGAAAAGTTCGACCTGCGCAACTTCCACGATGCGGTACTGCAGACCGGTTCGGTGCCATTGCCGGTGCTGGAAGCGCGCATCGACCGCTTCATCGCCGATGGCGGCGTGTCGCCATACCCGCCGGATGACCCGGCAGAGGCATCGGCAGAGGCGAAGGCCTCTGCCAGTGACTGA
- a CDS encoding DUF885 domain-containing protein → MNHLRPVAIGLLAAALFTACKPAPPAAETAAAATAAPTGEQAAKAFDALLDKQWQYQLQHNPEFASIIGDRRYNDRWSEYSLAAVHAERAATVDLLEQFEAVDAKSLDEQRQLSLQMMVGQLRDKLEGIDLKTYAMPLEPIGGIQLALAGYGDAFPFENVKDYQDYIARLQAIPSVIEQVIAVSRQGAKEGLVQPRYLLERLPEQIDKIAALTGEQSPFASPLKKLDAAVPAEQRAALRKQLLAAIDQQVRPAYGKLSAFVRDEYAAQGRSSEGIWSLPDGERRYRYAIHTQTTTDMAPEQIHQIGLQEVARIEGEMTVIAKAQGFADLTSFRTAVETDKRHFATSGEQILQHYRQYIAAMEPQLPKLFGHLPKTPLEVQAMPAFRRTAPGAEYWQSNPEGTKPAIVKVNTSDFASRTLINIETTAYHEGVPGHHLQISLAQTLPLPPFRQQAVYNAYIEGWALYAERLGKEIGFFKDPYNDYGRLSGELLRANRLVLDTGVHYKHWNRQQMVDFFHAHPSDDEPSIQSETDRYIVWPGQALGYKLGQLQILALRAEAEKELGERFDVRAFHDAVLGGGAMPLALLQQRVRQWIAQAKAAPEAHP, encoded by the coding sequence ATGAACCACCTGCGTCCCGTCGCCATCGGCCTGCTGGCCGCTGCCTTGTTCACAGCCTGCAAGCCGGCGCCGCCCGCAGCGGAAACGGCGGCTGCAGCCACCGCTGCGCCAACCGGCGAGCAAGCCGCCAAGGCCTTCGATGCGCTGCTGGACAAGCAGTGGCAATACCAGCTACAGCACAACCCGGAGTTCGCCAGCATCATCGGCGACAGGCGTTACAACGATCGCTGGAGCGAGTATTCGCTTGCGGCCGTGCACGCAGAGCGCGCCGCGACCGTCGACCTGCTTGAGCAGTTCGAAGCGGTGGACGCCAAGTCACTGGACGAGCAACGCCAGCTCAGCCTGCAGATGATGGTGGGCCAGTTGCGCGACAAGCTGGAGGGCATCGACCTGAAGACCTATGCGATGCCGCTGGAGCCGATCGGTGGAATCCAGCTGGCCTTGGCCGGATATGGCGATGCGTTTCCGTTCGAAAACGTCAAGGATTACCAGGACTACATCGCGCGGCTGCAGGCCATTCCGAGCGTGATCGAGCAGGTCATCGCGGTGTCGCGGCAGGGAGCCAAGGAGGGGCTGGTGCAGCCGCGTTATCTGCTGGAGCGCCTGCCCGAGCAGATCGACAAGATCGCCGCGCTCACCGGCGAGCAGAGCCCGTTCGCGTCGCCGTTGAAAAAACTCGATGCGGCGGTGCCGGCCGAGCAGCGCGCCGCACTACGCAAGCAGTTGCTGGCCGCGATCGACCAGCAGGTCCGCCCGGCCTACGGCAAGCTGTCCGCCTTCGTGCGCGACGAATACGCCGCGCAAGGCCGCAGCTCCGAAGGCATCTGGTCGCTGCCCGATGGCGAGCGCCGCTACCGCTACGCCATCCACACCCAGACCACCACCGACATGGCGCCGGAGCAAATCCACCAGATCGGCCTGCAGGAAGTGGCGCGTATCGAAGGCGAGATGACGGTGATCGCCAAGGCGCAGGGGTTTGCAGACCTGACCAGCTTCCGCACGGCGGTGGAGACCGACAAGCGACACTTCGCCACCTCGGGCGAGCAGATCCTGCAGCACTACCGCCAGTACATCGCAGCGATGGAACCGCAGCTGCCGAAGTTGTTCGGCCATCTGCCCAAGACCCCGCTGGAAGTGCAGGCGATGCCGGCGTTCCGGCGTACCGCACCGGGCGCCGAATACTGGCAGAGCAATCCGGAAGGCACCAAGCCGGCGATCGTGAAGGTCAACACCAGCGACTTCGCCAGCCGCACGTTGATCAATATCGAAACCACCGCCTACCACGAAGGCGTGCCCGGGCATCACCTGCAGATCTCGCTTGCGCAGACCTTGCCGTTGCCGCCGTTCCGCCAGCAGGCCGTCTACAACGCCTATATCGAAGGTTGGGCGCTGTATGCCGAGCGCCTGGGCAAGGAGATCGGTTTCTTCAAGGACCCGTATAACGACTATGGGCGCCTTTCCGGCGAATTGCTGCGCGCCAACCGGTTGGTGCTCGACACCGGCGTGCACTACAAGCACTGGAACCGCCAGCAAATGGTGGATTTCTTCCACGCACATCCGTCCGACGACGAGCCCAGCATCCAGTCCGAAACCGATCGCTACATCGTGTGGCCGGGCCAGGCGCTGGGGTACAAGCTCGGCCAGCTGCAGATCCTGGCGCTGCGTGCGGAAGCCGAGAAGGAACTCGGTGAGCGCTTCGATGTGCGTGCCTTCCACGATGCGGTGCTGGGCGGCGGCGCGATGCCGCTGGCACTGTTGCAGCAACGTGTGCGGCAGTGGATTGCGCAGGCCAAGGCGGCGCCGGAGGCACACCCATGA
- a CDS encoding M24 family metallopeptidase, with the protein MSTQIGGLSLQQAQAQLAPWTQRAAPIAADEYAQRIERARELMRAHGVDALLVGAGTSLRYFTGVAWGASERLVAMLLTIDGDPALICPAFEEGSLDAVLQIPVAKLLWEEHEDPYALVVQVMDDRHAHALALDPGIAFAVHTGLRAHLGTAIRDAGGIIDGCRMCKSAAELALMQQACDMTLLVHRLAAGIAHEGIGTDQLVRFIDQAHRALGADNGSTFCIVQFGHATAFPHGIPGVQQLREGELVLIDTGCTVQGYHSDITRTWSYGTPSDAQRRIWDLEQAAQAAAFAAIRPGVACEAVDQAARTVLEAAGLGPEYRLPGLPHRTGHGCGLAIHEAPYLVRGNALPLQPGMCASNEPMIVVPEQFGVRLEDHFHVTDAGAQWFTPPSPAIDQPFA; encoded by the coding sequence ATGAGCACCCAGATTGGCGGTCTGTCGCTGCAGCAGGCGCAGGCGCAACTGGCGCCCTGGACGCAGCGCGCCGCGCCGATCGCGGCCGATGAGTATGCGCAGCGCATCGAGCGTGCGCGTGAGTTGATGCGCGCGCACGGCGTGGATGCACTGTTGGTCGGCGCCGGCACCTCGCTGCGCTACTTCACCGGGGTGGCGTGGGGGGCAAGCGAACGGCTGGTGGCGATGCTGCTCACCATCGATGGCGACCCGGCGCTGATCTGCCCGGCCTTCGAGGAAGGCTCGCTGGACGCGGTGCTGCAGATCCCGGTGGCCAAGTTGCTGTGGGAAGAACACGAGGATCCGTATGCACTGGTGGTGCAGGTCATGGACGATCGCCATGCACACGCGCTGGCGCTGGATCCGGGGATCGCGTTTGCCGTGCACACCGGCCTGCGCGCGCACCTGGGCACCGCCATCCGCGACGCGGGCGGCATCATCGATGGCTGTCGCATGTGCAAGTCGGCCGCCGAGCTGGCACTGATGCAGCAGGCCTGCGACATGACCTTGCTGGTACATCGCCTGGCCGCCGGCATCGCGCACGAAGGCATCGGCACCGACCAGCTGGTGCGCTTCATCGACCAGGCGCATCGCGCGCTGGGCGCGGACAACGGCTCGACCTTCTGCATCGTGCAGTTCGGGCATGCCACTGCGTTTCCGCACGGCATTCCCGGTGTGCAGCAGCTGCGCGAAGGCGAGCTGGTACTGATCGACACCGGCTGCACCGTGCAGGGCTACCACTCCGACATCACTCGCACCTGGAGTTACGGCACGCCCAGCGATGCGCAACGGCGCATCTGGGACCTGGAGCAGGCCGCGCAGGCCGCGGCATTCGCGGCGATCCGCCCAGGCGTCGCCTGCGAGGCGGTGGACCAGGCCGCGCGCACGGTGCTGGAGGCGGCAGGGCTTGGCCCGGAGTATCGTCTGCCCGGCTTGCCGCATCGCACCGGTCATGGCTGCGGCCTGGCGATTCATGAGGCGCCGTATCTGGTGCGCGGCAACGCACTGCCGCTGCAGCCGGGCATGTGCGCCAGCAACGAGCCGATGATCGTGGTGCCCGAGCAGTTCGGCGTACGTCTGGAAGACCATTTCCATGTCACCGATGCCGGCGCGCAGTGGTTCACCCCGCCGTCGCCGGCGATCGACCAACCGTTTGCATGA
- a CDS encoding aldehyde dehydrogenase family protein translates to MNDMLQPVLLAGQWQPSHATSGGFRAADPGTGEPIGPLFPVSDAQDIETALRAAQAVAAELAAAPAERIAAFLEGYADALDADADTLVALAHAETALPAPTRLRGNELPRTSGQLRQAAKAVRSYSWTNPIIDTAADLRAHLAPLGKPVLVFGPNNFPFAFNAIAGSDFASAIAARNPVIAKAHPLHPATSQRMAQLAHQALLAAGLPAAAMQLLYHLDNALGARLAGDARLGAIGFTGSRAGGLALKAAADAAGVPFYAELSSVNPVFLLPGALVERGDALAQEFFASCTMGSGQFCTNPGVVVVPHGASGDAFVAATKAHFDAALPMVLFSASGVDGVQRGVATLRDAGAALLAGGHRGEDGFRYAPTLLSVDAQGLLANPQALQTEAFGPVSLLVRARDTAQMAQLAAAFEGNLTGTLYRAGDGSDDAAWQAIAPVLRARVGRLINSKMPTGVAVSAAQNHGGPFPSTGHPGFTAVGMPGAIRRFAALHSYDAVPDALLPVELRQRNPGGVARLVDGRWSSADVGAGA, encoded by the coding sequence ATGAACGACATGCTCCAACCCGTCCTGCTCGCCGGCCAATGGCAGCCCAGCCATGCGACGAGCGGCGGCTTCCGCGCTGCCGATCCCGGCACCGGCGAGCCGATCGGCCCGCTGTTTCCGGTCAGCGATGCCCAGGACATCGAGACCGCGCTGCGCGCCGCGCAGGCGGTGGCCGCCGAACTGGCTGCCGCACCGGCCGAGCGCATCGCCGCCTTTCTGGAGGGCTACGCCGACGCGCTGGATGCCGACGCCGACACCCTGGTGGCGCTCGCACACGCAGAAACCGCATTGCCGGCGCCCACCCGCCTGCGTGGCAACGAGCTGCCGCGCACCAGCGGCCAGCTGCGCCAGGCGGCCAAGGCGGTGCGCAGCTACAGCTGGACCAACCCCATCATCGACACCGCCGCCGATCTGCGCGCGCATCTGGCGCCGCTGGGCAAGCCGGTGCTGGTGTTCGGCCCCAATAATTTCCCGTTCGCGTTCAATGCGATTGCCGGCAGCGATTTCGCCTCGGCCATTGCCGCGCGCAATCCGGTCATTGCCAAGGCGCATCCGTTGCATCCGGCCACCAGCCAGCGCATGGCGCAGCTCGCGCATCAGGCGCTGCTGGCCGCAGGGCTGCCGGCGGCCGCGATGCAGTTGCTGTATCACCTGGATAACGCACTCGGCGCGCGCCTGGCCGGCGACGCGCGGTTGGGGGCGATCGGGTTCACCGGCAGCCGTGCCGGCGGCCTGGCCTTGAAGGCGGCTGCCGATGCGGCCGGCGTGCCGTTCTACGCCGAGCTATCCAGCGTCAACCCGGTGTTCCTGCTGCCCGGCGCGCTGGTCGAGCGTGGCGATGCGCTGGCGCAGGAATTCTTCGCCTCGTGCACCATGGGCAGCGGGCAGTTCTGCACCAACCCCGGCGTGGTGGTGGTGCCGCACGGCGCGTCGGGCGATGCCTTTGTCGCCGCCACCAAGGCGCACTTCGATGCCGCGTTGCCGATGGTGCTGTTCTCGGCCTCCGGGGTGGACGGCGTGCAGCGCGGCGTGGCGACGCTGCGTGACGCCGGCGCGGCGCTGCTGGCCGGCGGGCACCGTGGCGAAGACGGTTTCCGCTATGCGCCTACCTTGCTGAGCGTGGATGCGCAGGGATTACTGGCCAACCCGCAGGCGCTGCAGACCGAGGCCTTCGGGCCGGTGAGCCTGTTGGTGCGCGCACGCGATACCGCGCAGATGGCCCAGCTGGCGGCCGCGTTCGAAGGCAACCTCACCGGCACGTTGTACCGCGCAGGCGATGGCAGCGACGATGCCGCCTGGCAGGCGATCGCGCCGGTGCTGCGCGCGCGGGTGGGGCGCCTGATCAACAGCAAGATGCCGACCGGGGTGGCAGTGAGCGCGGCGCAGAATCATGGCGGCCCATTCCCGAGCACCGGGCATCCGGGCTTCACTGCGGTCGGCATGCCCGGCGCGATCCGTCGCTTTGCGGCGTTGCACAGTTACGACGCAGTACCGGATGCGCTGCTGCCGGTGGAACTGCGCCAGCGCAATCCCGGCGGCGTGGCGCGCCTGGTGGACGGGCGGTGGAGCAGCGCCGACGTGGGAGCGGGCGCATGA
- a CDS encoding dihydrodipicolinate synthase family protein, with the protein MSIATFWHGVLPAITTPFTANGEIDHDFLGKHANQLVDAGCTAIVPLGSLGEAATLSVDDKLAILRTLVSALNGRVPVVPGIASLATGEAVALAKAAKEIGCGGLMVLPPYVYSTDWREMGAHVRAVIGATDLPVILYNNPVAYKTDFGPAQIAELAAEFPNLQAVKESSGDVRRFAALQELLGDRLALLVGMDDAIVEGLSMGAKGWIAGLVNAYPKESVRLFELARDGGYPAAKELYNWFLPLLRLDTVPTFVQLIKLVQAKVGMGSEQLRAPRLVVAGAEREAALKVIDHAIAHAPKLS; encoded by the coding sequence ATGAGCATTGCCACGTTCTGGCACGGCGTGTTGCCGGCCATCACCACCCCGTTCACCGCCAACGGCGAGATCGACCACGACTTCCTCGGCAAGCACGCCAACCAGCTGGTGGACGCCGGCTGCACCGCGATCGTGCCGCTGGGCTCGTTGGGCGAAGCGGCCACCTTGAGCGTGGACGACAAGCTGGCGATCCTGCGCACCCTGGTCAGCGCCTTGAACGGCCGCGTGCCGGTGGTGCCGGGCATCGCCAGCCTGGCGACCGGCGAAGCGGTGGCGCTGGCAAAGGCGGCCAAGGAGATCGGCTGCGGCGGATTGATGGTGTTGCCGCCATACGTGTATTCCACCGATTGGCGCGAGATGGGCGCGCATGTGCGCGCGGTGATCGGCGCGACCGATCTGCCGGTGATCCTGTACAACAATCCGGTGGCCTACAAGACCGATTTCGGACCGGCGCAGATCGCCGAGCTGGCCGCCGAATTCCCGAACCTGCAGGCAGTGAAGGAATCCTCCGGCGACGTGCGCCGCTTTGCCGCATTGCAGGAATTGTTGGGCGACCGCCTGGCACTGCTGGTGGGCATGGACGATGCCATCGTCGAAGGCCTGAGCATGGGCGCCAAGGGCTGGATCGCCGGCCTGGTCAATGCGTATCCAAAAGAATCGGTACGCCTGTTCGAGCTGGCGCGCGATGGCGGTTACCCGGCGGCCAAGGAATTGTACAACTGGTTCCTGCCGCTGCTGCGGCTGGATACCGTGCCTACCTTCGTGCAGCTGATCAAACTGGTCCAGGCAAAGGTGGGCATGGGCAGCGAGCAGCTGCGTGCGCCGCGGCTGGTGGTGGCCGGTGCCGAGCGCGAGGCGGCGCTGAAGGTGATCGACCACGCCATCGCACACGCGCCCAAACTGTCGTGA
- a CDS encoding NAD(P)/FAD-dependent oxidoreductase, producing the protein MAERVLHFDVLVIGAGPAGLAAAQAAAGHGVRVGMVDMQPRAGGQVWRSDVRHGAPADARALLRQVSDTAAITLLTRTQIVLAQPGWLLADGPDGTLQLHYAALVLATGARELLLPFPGWTLPGVTGAGAAQALAKQGWPLAGKRVLVGGSGPLLLASAATLQRHGATLLGIHEQASAAALRTFAAQLWRWPGKAAQAVALRLQLHRVGYRTGSVVVAAHGDTQLREVELEGPAGRTRIACDQLAVGYGLVPNTELAQLLGCQLEPSGAHRQVQVDALLRTSVTQVFAAGEACGIGGRDCALVEGAMAGHMAAGAPADALRLQPRRGTARAFATLLQQQFALDRRIHALARPDTLVCRCEDVPLGALDSFHDARDAKLASRCGMGACQGRICGTALAELGRCLPDLSSDAGRRPPLFPVRLAALADPFTSDSQGNHP; encoded by the coding sequence ATGGCTGAGCGCGTCCTGCATTTCGATGTGCTGGTGATCGGTGCCGGCCCGGCCGGGCTGGCCGCGGCGCAGGCGGCTGCCGGCCATGGTGTGCGCGTGGGCATGGTGGACATGCAGCCGCGCGCGGGTGGGCAGGTGTGGCGCAGCGATGTGCGGCACGGCGCACCGGCCGATGCACGCGCGTTGCTGCGGCAGGTGAGCGATACCGCCGCGATCACGCTGCTGACGCGCACGCAGATCGTGCTGGCGCAACCTGGATGGCTGCTGGCCGATGGCCCGGACGGCACGCTGCAGCTGCATTACGCCGCCCTGGTGCTGGCCACCGGTGCGCGCGAGCTGTTGCTGCCGTTTCCGGGCTGGACGCTGCCCGGCGTCACCGGCGCCGGCGCGGCGCAGGCGCTGGCCAAGCAGGGCTGGCCGCTGGCCGGCAAGCGGGTGCTGGTGGGCGGCAGCGGGCCGTTGCTGTTGGCCAGCGCTGCGACCTTGCAGCGGCATGGCGCCACGCTGCTGGGCATTCACGAACAGGCGTCGGCGGCGGCACTGCGCACGTTTGCCGCGCAGCTGTGGCGCTGGCCGGGCAAAGCCGCGCAGGCAGTGGCGCTGCGGCTGCAACTGCATCGAGTCGGGTATCGCACCGGCAGCGTGGTGGTGGCCGCGCACGGCGATACGCAGCTGCGCGAAGTGGAACTGGAGGGGCCGGCCGGGCGCACCCGTATTGCCTGCGATCAGCTCGCGGTGGGCTACGGCCTGGTACCCAACACCGAGCTGGCGCAGTTGCTGGGCTGCCAGCTGGAGCCCAGCGGCGCGCATCGGCAGGTGCAGGTGGATGCCTTGCTGCGCACCAGCGTCACCCAGGTGTTCGCGGCCGGCGAAGCCTGCGGCATCGGCGGACGCGATTGCGCGCTGGTCGAAGGCGCGATGGCCGGACATATGGCGGCCGGCGCGCCGGCCGACGCGTTGCGGCTACAGCCGCGCCGAGGGACGGCGCGCGCCTTCGCCACGCTGTTGCAGCAGCAGTTCGCGCTGGACCGGCGCATCCACGCCCTGGCGCGGCCGGACACCCTGGTCTGCCGCTGCGAAGACGTGCCGCTGGGTGCGCTGGACAGCTTCCACGATGCACGCGACGCCAAGCTGGCGTCGCGCTGCGGCATGGGCGCCTGCCAGGGCCGCATCTGCGGCACCGCGCTGGCCGAACTGGGCCGCTGCCTGCCCGATCTTTCCTCCGACGCCGGCCGCCGGCCGCCGTTGTTCCCGGTCCGCCTCGCGGCGCTGGCCGATCCGTTCACTTCCGACTCGCAAGGGAATCATCCATGA
- a CDS encoding 2Fe-2S iron-sulfur cluster-binding protein, translating into MSARVRLQVDAQPVEVPAGASVAAAVAQATLQFRQSSSGQPRAPLCGMGVCFECRVRIDGIGQQRACLVQARDGMQVRTDG; encoded by the coding sequence ATGAGCGCGAGGGTGCGCCTGCAGGTGGATGCGCAGCCGGTGGAGGTGCCTGCCGGTGCCAGCGTGGCGGCCGCGGTGGCGCAGGCCACGCTGCAGTTCCGGCAATCGAGCAGCGGGCAGCCGCGTGCGCCGCTGTGCGGCATGGGCGTGTGCTTTGAATGCCGGGTGCGCATCGACGGGATCGGCCAGCAACGCGCCTGCCTGGTGCAGGCACGCGACGGCATGCAGGTACGCACCGATGGCTGA